The nucleotide window TTAACCAACGAACTGATATGTTTAATTTTTCATTGGATACAGTGTTATTGGCTCGTTTTGCAACATTAAATACAAGAATAAAAAATATTTTAGATATTGGTACTAATAACGCAGCAATTCCGTTAATTTTATCAACTTTAACTTCAGCAATAATTACTGGAATTGAATTGCAAAAAGAAGCCGTGCAATTAGCAGAAGAAAATATTTTATTAAATAATAAAACTGAGCAAATTAAAATTATCCATGATGATATTAATGAGTATGTTAAAACTAATGCTGATTTTAAATATGATTTAATTATATGTAATCCGCCTTTTTTTAAAGTTGATGGAGCAAAATTAAATGAAAAAAATAAATTATTAATTCCAGCACGTCATGAAACAAATGTTACATTAGAAGAGATTATTTTTGCTGCTAAGAAATTAGTTGCAAATCGTGGTTATTTTGCGATTATTCATCGTACAACAAGATTATTAGAAATTACTTCATTGTTAATTAAATATGGTTTTAATATTAAGCGACTACAATTTATTCATCCTTTTTTAGAAAGTGAAGCAAATAATGTTTTAATTGAAGCTCGATTTCAAAGTGGTGAAGGTCTTATTATTGAAAAACCAATTATTGTTCATAATAAGAATTATCATTATACAGAAGAGGTTTTAAAATTATTTCGAAAATAGGTGATTAAAATGGAAACTAAACTTTTAAAACAGAATGCAAAATATGTTATTGGTGTGTCTGGTGGTCCGGATAGTATGTTTTTACTTGATAATATTTATAATTCAGAATTAGATATTAATAATTTTATTGTGTGCTTGGTAAATTATCAGAAGCGAAAAGATAGTGACTATGATGAAGAAATTGTTGTTGAATATTGTCAAAAACGAAATATTAAAATATGTGTAAAAAAAGTAACCGCAAGTGACTATGAACAATATCAGGTTAATTCCCATAATTTTCAAGCAGTTGCTCGTGAGTTACGATATGATTTTTTTTTACAAATTAGTGAAAAATATCATTGCCAGGAAGTTTTAATTGCCCATAATTTAACTGATCATATTGAAACATATATTTTGCAAAAGCAACGAAATGGAATTGTTGAATATTATGGTCTAAATAAAACTAGTTATTATTATTCTCAATTGTTGGACAAAAAACTAAAAATATTGCGAATTATGTTAAAAATATCAAGAGAAGAAATTATTGAATATTTATTTCATCAGCAAATTAATTATGCGATTGATTCAACTAATATTTTAGCAATTTATAATCGAAATATTATTCGTAATGAAATTCAGCATATTAATTTACAAGATATGTTATTAGAAATTGAACAAAGAAATAAAGAAAATGAACAATTAAAATTAATTGCAAAAAATTATTTGATTGAAAATTTTGGACAAATTAATGTTACTAGTTTTAATGCTCTTAATAATATTCAGTTGCAAAAAATTATTATTTTTAATTATTTTAAAACTAATAAAGTTGTTCATTTAATTAGTAATAAAAAAAGAAAGTTTTTAGATGAAATAATTAAGGAATTAAGAAGTTTAAAACCAAATATTATTCTTAAAATTAATTCAAGATATTCTTTAATTAAATCATATGATAATGTTGACATTGTTAATAACGAGCTTTTAGAATTAACAACAATTCAAATTACACCAACAACTGTGTTACCAATAAGATGAAAAGAAAATATTATTAATTGGGGAACTAAAAATAAGTACGATTTTAAAATAACAGCAGCACAATGACCAATCATAATTACTAATGATTTATCTTTGTTAAGAAATGTAATGGTTAATAAGGTACGTTTAAATCGTTGATTTATTAAAAATAAAGTACCACTTTTAGCACGAAAAAGTTATTTTGTGTTAGATAAAAATAATAATCTTATTTATGGAAACAATTTAGTTGATTTAAAAATTAATAAATTTATTAATAATACTTTAGCGGAAAAATACAATTTATTTTTTTTTATGATAAAATAGTCTAGAATTGGGTCATTGTTTTAAATGACCGAAAAAGATTAATTTTAAAAGTCTTAATAGAGAGGAAATAGTTATGAATAAAAAAAGAATGTGATTTGCAATTATAAGTTCGTTAATTTTTATTGGTTTGATTATTTTAACAATTGTACTATGAACAAAATCAGATATTACAAAAATTAGCGAAGGAGATATGCAAAAAATTGGTAATACTCAAAAGTATAACGAAAAAAATATTGATGAAATTACTATTAAGGCTAATGTTGGTAAAAATACTGTAGTTATGGAAGGAATCATTAGATATTCTGAAGATGGTGTTATCAAAACTGTTCGTTATAGTTCGGAATGAAACCGTGAAGGGTTTAGAGCTTATACTTATAAGGATGGAATAGTAACTAATACATGAGATGAAAATTTCAAAAATAAATTAAAAGGTGGTCTTGTTTCACTTGACCGTGAATTTATTCCAATGTGACAAGCAATGTTAATACAATTAGTACCATGATTATTAATAATGGGAATTGCTGTCTTTATGATTGCTCGATTATCAAAAATGTCTGGTGGAATGTCGGGGGCTAATCCCTTTTCAATGGGGAAAAATAAAGCACGTCAAATTCAATCAACCGTTAAATTTTCTGATGTTGCAGGAATCAATGAGGAAAAAACAGAGTTAGTTGAGTTAGTTGATTATTTAAAAAATCCACAGAAATATTCAAGTATGGGTGCTCGTGCTCCAAAAGGAGTCCTAATGGAAGGACCACCAGGGACAGGAAAAACTTTATTAGCAAAAGCTGTTGCTGGAGAAGCTGGTGTACCATTCTTCTCAATTTCAGGTTCTGAATTTGAAGAAATGTTTGTTGGAGTTGGTGCTTCAAGAATTCGTGAAATGTTTATTGCTGCTAAAAAAGCGGCACCATGTATCATTTTTATTGATGAAATTGATGCTGTTGGTCGAAAAAGAACTGTTTCAATTGGAAGTGGTGCTAATGAACAAACATTGAACCAATTATTAGTTGAAATGGATGGTTTTGGAACTAATACGGGAGTTATTGTTATGGCAGCAACAAACCGAGTTGATGTATTAGACTCTGCTCTATTAAGACCAGGACGTTTTGACCGTCAAATTCAAATTTCATTACCAGATATTAATGAACGAGAAGCAATTTTAAAATTACATGCCCGAAATAAAGCAGTTTCAACAGAAGTTGATTTTAGACGAATCGCAGAAAGAACGCCAGGATTTTCTGGAGCCCAATTAGAGAATGTTTTAAATGAAGCAGCAATTTTATGTGTTCGTAAGAATTTAAAAATTATTACTGTTAATATTATTGATGAAGCGATTGATCGTGTTGTTGGTGGACCAGCAAAAGAATCACGCAAATATTCAGTAATGGATAAAGATATTGTTTCTTATCATGAAGCTGGTCATGCTTTAATTGGTTTACGTTTAGAGGCAGCGAGCAAAGTTCAAAAAGTTACTATTATTCCGCGAGGACAAGCAGGGGGTTATACAATTATGACTCCAAAAGAAGAAACAATGTTTCATAGTAAAGAAAACTTATATGCGACAATTACTGGTTATTTAGGTGGCCGTGCATCAGAAGAAATTATTTTTGGAAAAACAAAAATAACAACAGGAGCACATGATGATTTAGAAAAAGCAACTAATATTGCTCGTCATATGGTTACTGAATATGGAATGAGTTCTTTAGGATTAGTACAATTTGAATCACCAAAAGATGAATATACTGGAACAAGAAAACGCTATTCAGAGGATATTGCAGCTAAAATTGATACTGAAGTTCGCAAAATTTTAGATGATTGTTATGTAACAGCAAAAGCATTAATTGCTGAAAATCGTAGTTTATTAGATTTAATTGCTGAAAGTTTAAAAATATTAGAAACAATTACCGCAGAACAAATTGAATATATTGATAAATATCATAAATTACCTGATGAAGTGATTCGTGAAAAAGAACGTGCAGCAAAGCATAAAGAAAAAGAAGCAAAAGGTGAAATTTTAGAAGTTAAACCAAAAGAACGAAAAAAAGATCACCCAGAAGATGAAAAAAATAATGATCCAAATAAGAAGTAGACTAATTAAGTCTACTTTTTGTTTTACTTTTAACGATGATTATACTATAATTGCAAAGGAAAGAAATTTATAAAGGAGTTTAAAGGAATGGATAAAGTAACGAAAGCAATTAGTAATGTTCATAATGTTAAAATGACAGTTGTTGATGCAACTAAATCATTAAATGATATTATTAAATTACATGCGACTAATCCGCTTGCAACAATTGTGTTATCAAGAGTTGTTTTAGCTACTATTTTAATTGGTAGTGATATGAAAAATGCAACTGATAAAATGACAAGTATTATTAATGGAAATGGTCCAATTGGAACTATTATGGCAGAATATAGTGGTCATAAAGTACGGGGTTTTTGTGCTAATCCACAATTTGATGTTGACCAAATTAATCGTGAACATAATGTTATTTCACAAGTAGTTGGTACAAATGGTTATTTACGAGTGATGAAAGATTTAGGAATGAAAGAAAGTTTCTCAGGTCAAATTGAGTTAATTTCTGGTGAAATCAATTTAGATTTTACTTATTATTTAGCACAAAGTGAACAAATTAAATCAGTTATTGCATGTTCAATTAAAATGAATGAAGATAATACAATTGCAAAAGCAGTTGGTTTTTTCGCTCAATTGTTACCAGAACATAAAGAGGAAGATATTGACTATTTAGAAGAAAAAATTGAAAATTTAGAAAATATTAGTCATAAATTAATTGCTGAAGATAACTTAATTAATATTTTTAAACTCATTGATCAAAATGCTAAAGTGTTAGAAGCTGATGAAGTTAAATTTGAATGTAGTTGCTCATATGAAAAGGCTTTAGAATCAACAAAATTATTAGGCGATGAGCAGCTTAATGAAATTTTAACAAATAATGGTGAAATTGAAATTGCATGTGATTTTTGTCGCAAAAAATATCATATTAGAGCGAGTGATTTAAAAAGTTTACTTAAAGAATAAGCACAAGATATCTTAAATAAGTTGATAAAATTATAATAATTTTGTTATGATATTATTATGATAAAAAATAATTGTAAAATGTATTTTAATATTCAAAGGGGAGGCACAACACAAGATGGCTGAAATTAAAGATGTACCTAATACAGACCAAACAAAACCACATGGGAAAGAAGCTAAAGCAAAAAAACCAAATGACAAGGAAGCAAAAGAAAAAGTTGATTATACTGCCGTTAAAGAATTTAAACAAAAGTTAAAAGAACAAAAGAAACAAACTAAGTTATATTCAAAACGAATTTTAAAAGGGGAAATTATCTCGACAACAAACAGTAAACCAGATACAAGTAAATATGTAATTGAATTAGTTAATGTTAAAAAATCTTATATTACCGGGGAAGTTGAAACACCAGTTTTAAAAGGAATTGATTTAAAGTTAGAAAAAGGAGACTTTATTGTTATTTTAGGTCCTTCTGGATCAGGAAAAACAACGTTACTAAACATTATTTCAGGTTTAGATAAAGTTTCAAGTGGGGATGTTTTTGTTATTGGTTATAACTTATCGTTATTAAAAGATGTTGATTTAACAAAATTTAGACGAGATAATGTTGGCTTTATCTTCCAACAATATAATTTATTAACTAATTTAACTGCTAAAGAAAATGCTGAAGTTGGGGAAAATTTAAGTAAAAATAAAAATAAAGATATGACAATTAAGGACATTTTTGAAACAATTGGAATGGAAGAACAAATGAACAAATATCCTCACCAAATGTCAGGGGGACAGCAACAACGGGTTTCAATTGCTAGAGCATTAGCAAAAAATCCAGACATCTTATTTGGTGATGAACCAACAGGAGCTTTAGATGAAGAAATGGGTCGAAAAGTACTTGAAATTTTAGTTGATGTTAATAAGAAATATAAAACAACGGTTATTATTGTTACGCATAACCCAAATATTGCCGATATTGCTAATACAGTTATTCATGTTCGTAATGGATTAATTGACCAAATTAAGAAAAATGCACATCCAAAGAAACCAAGTGAAATTGATTGATCTTAATCTGTAAAACACATATTAGTGTTTTACATTTTTTTCTACTTGCATTTACAATTTTCAAGATTAAAAATATTTTTAAAAATAATAAAATAATTTTAGAATACTTTAATGAATTATTAAAATTTGTTACAATTAAATAGAAGCTAGTATTCAACTATTTACTTACAAGTAATAATTTATTAAGGAATATTTTTTGTAAGGAGGAAATTGAAATGCCAGATTGTGATTTTTCTTGCCATGCATGCCAATGCTCATGTGCAGGTACAAACAGTGATCACAAATGTTTTGAATGTGATTGTAACCCACCGCATGGTCGAAAATAATATTTTGTTTCTCGTTCTCGAGAAACTTTTTATTTTTCAAAATATATTATATTGACTATAAAAAAGAGGAATTAAACTTAAAAATAGTTTTTTTATTGAATTTATTGTTATTTTTGATTAAGATTTATCTAATGACTGTTAATTAAAGAAGGAATTAGAAAAATGAGAATTGGAAATATTGAAATCAAAGGGCAAGTTTTTTTAGCACCAATGGCGGGAATTACGAATGAAGCATTCCGAATTATTTGCCATGAATTAGGAGCAGGATTAGTTTATGCTGAAATGGTTAGTGATAAAGCAATTTTGCAAAAAAATGAACGAACTTTACAAATGATTAAAGTAAATAAATTAGAACATCCAATTTCAATGCAAATTTTTGGAACGGATATTGAAACCTTTGTTGCAGCGGCAAAATATGTTGACCAACATAGTGATTGTGATATTATTGATATTAATATGGGTTGTCCTGCACCAAAAATTGCAATTAAGTCACAAGCGGGGTCATATTTATTAAAACATCCCCAACGCGTTTATGAAGTTGTTAAAGCAGTTGTTGAAAATGTTACTAAACCGGTAACTGTTAAAATTCGAATTGGTTGAGATGAAGAAAATATTAATTGTGTTGAAATTGCAAAATATTGTGAGCAAGCAGGCGCACAAGCAATTGCAGTTCACGCTCGAACACGAAATCAATTTTATTCTGGAAAAGCTGATTGAAATTGAATTAGTAAAGTAAAAGAAAATGTTGCAATTCCAGTAATTGGAAATGGTGATGTTTTTACTTGCGAAGATGCAGAACGAATGTTAAAAGAGACTGGTTGTGATGCAATTATGTTAGCACGAGGAGCACAAGGTAATCCATGAGTATTTAAACAAATTCAACATTTTTTAGATACTGGTGAAAAAATTGAGCAACCACCATTAGATGAATGACAGAATATTATTTTCCGTCATGCAGAATTATTATTAAATTTAAAGGGAGAACGAATTGCAGCTAGTGAAATGCGGAAAAATTTAGCATTTTATTTTAAAGGAAAACCAGAAGC belongs to Spiroplasma melliferum and includes:
- a CDS encoding putative cell division protein FtsH — encoded protein: MNKKRMWFAIISSLIFIGLIILTIVLWTKSDITKISEGDMQKIGNTQKYNEKNIDEITIKANVGKNTVVMEGIIRYSEDGVIKTVRYSSEWNREGFRAYTYKDGIVTNTWDENFKNKLKGGLVSLDREFIPMWQAMLIQLVPWLLIMGIAVFMIARLSKMSGGMSGANPFSMGKNKARQIQSTVKFSDVAGINEEKTELVELVDYLKNPQKYSSMGARAPKGVLMEGPPGTGKTLLAKAVAGEAGVPFFSISGSEFEEMFVGVGASRIREMFIAAKKAAPCIIFIDEIDAVGRKRTVSIGSGANEQTLNQLLVEMDGFGTNTGVIVMAATNRVDVLDSALLRPGRFDRQIQISLPDINEREAILKLHARNKAVSTEVDFRRIAERTPGFSGAQLENVLNEAAILCVRKNLKIITVNIIDEAIDRVVGGPAKESRKYSVMDKDIVSYHEAGHALIGLRLEAASKVQKVTIIPRGQAGGYTIMTPKEETMFHSKENLYATITGYLGGRASEEIIFGKTKITTGAHDDLEKATNIARHMVTEYGMSSLGLVQFESPKDEYTGTRKRYSEDIAAKIDTEVRKILDDCYVTAKALIAENRSLLDLIAESLKILETITAEQIEYIDKYHKLPDEVIREKERAAKHKEKEAKGEILEVKPKERKKDHPEDEKNNDPNKK
- a CDS encoding tRNA(Ile)-lysidine synthase, producing the protein METKLLKQNAKYVIGVSGGPDSMFLLDNIYNSELDINNFIVCLVNYQKRKDSDYDEEIVVEYCQKRNIKICVKKVTASDYEQYQVNSHNFQAVARELRYDFFLQISEKYHCQEVLIAHNLTDHIETYILQKQRNGIVEYYGLNKTSYYYSQLLDKKLKILRIMLKISREEIIEYLFHQQINYAIDSTNILAIYNRNIIRNEIQHINLQDMLLEIEQRNKENEQLKLIAKNYLIENFGQINVTSFNALNNIQLQKIIIFNYFKTNKVVHLISNKKRKFLDEIIKELRSLKPNIILKINSRYSLIKSYDNVDIVNNELLELTTIQITPTTVLPIRWKENIINWGTKNKYDFKITAAQWPIIITNDLSLLRNVMVNKVRLNRWFIKNKVPLLARKSYFVLDKNNNLIYGNNLVDLKINKFINNTLAEKYNLFFFMIK
- a CDS encoding methyltransferase; protein product: MKVLNDLLDYEGIKINQRTDMFNFSLDTVLLARFATLNTRIKNILDIGTNNAAIPLILSTLTSAIITGIELQKEAVQLAEENILLNNKTEQIKIIHDDINEYVKTNADFKYDLIICNPPFFKVDGAKLNEKNKLLIPARHETNVTLEEIIFAAKKLVANRGYFAIIHRTTRLLEITSLLIKYGFNIKRLQFIHPFLESEANNVLIEARFQSGEGLIIEKPIIVHNKNYHYTEEVLKLFRK
- a CDS encoding tRNA-dihydrouridine synthase B, whose translation is MRIGNIEIKGQVFLAPMAGITNEAFRIICHELGAGLVYAEMVSDKAILQKNERTLQMIKVNKLEHPISMQIFGTDIETFVAAAKYVDQHSDCDIIDINMGCPAPKIAIKSQAGSYLLKHPQRVYEVVKAVVENVTKPVTVKIRIGWDEENINCVEIAKYCEQAGAQAIAVHARTRNQFYSGKADWNWISKVKENVAIPVIGNGDVFTCEDAERMLKETGCDAIMLARGAQGNPWVFKQIQHFLDTGEKIEQPPLDEWQNIIFRHAELLLNLKGERIAASEMRKNLAFYFKGKPEATSYKIRATQINTIFELKTLVNEYIAYYNSNISVAK
- a CDS encoding heat shock protein 33, which translates into the protein MDKVTKAISNVHNVKMTVVDATKSLNDIIKLHATNPLATIVLSRVVLATILIGSDMKNATDKMTSIINGNGPIGTIMAEYSGHKVRGFCANPQFDVDQINREHNVISQVVGTNGYLRVMKDLGMKESFSGQIELISGEINLDFTYYLAQSEQIKSVIACSIKMNEDNTIAKAVGFFAQLLPEHKEEDIDYLEEKIENLENISHKLIAEDNLINIFKLIDQNAKVLEADEVKFECSCSYEKALESTKLLGDEQLNEILTNNGEIEIACDFCRKKYHIRASDLKSLLKE
- a CDS encoding ABC transporter ATP-binding protein, with the protein product MAEIKDVPNTDQTKPHGKEAKAKKPNDKEAKEKVDYTAVKEFKQKLKEQKKQTKLYSKRILKGEIISTTNSKPDTSKYVIELVNVKKSYITGEVETPVLKGIDLKLEKGDFIVILGPSGSGKTTLLNIISGLDKVSSGDVFVIGYNLSLLKDVDLTKFRRDNVGFIFQQYNLLTNLTAKENAEVGENLSKNKNKDMTIKDIFETIGMEEQMNKYPHQMSGGQQQRVSIARALAKNPDILFGDEPTGALDEEMGRKVLEILVDVNKKYKTTVIIVTHNPNIADIANTVIHVRNGLIDQIKKNAHPKKPSEIDWS